From a single Intestinibaculum porci genomic region:
- a CDS encoding amino acid ABC transporter ATP-binding protein — protein sequence MIKVDHISKYFGPLKALNDVSLELHKGEIVVLIGPSGSGKSTLIRAINGLEKPEEGKIYIEDQLYDPKNKKYAAQRMKMGFVFQHFNLFPNKTVLENLTLAQIRVLKRSEVTASEIAMKYLKRVGLDDKASQYPNKLSGGQKQRVAIARSLCMNPEIMLFDEPTSALDPEMVEEVLEVMQDLGKEGMTMIIVTHEMGFARTVADRVIFLENGSIVEENTAEAFFDHPASDRAKLFLSKVMH from the coding sequence ATGATCAAAGTTGATCATATTTCCAAATATTTTGGCCCCTTAAAGGCTTTAAACGACGTCTCTTTAGAATTACATAAAGGCGAAATCGTCGTTTTGATCGGACCTTCCGGATCGGGGAAATCGACCCTGATTCGCGCTATTAACGGCTTAGAAAAGCCTGAAGAAGGCAAAATCTATATCGAGGATCAGCTCTATGATCCGAAAAACAAAAAATACGCAGCCCAGCGTATGAAAATGGGCTTCGTCTTCCAGCACTTCAACTTATTTCCAAATAAGACTGTGTTAGAAAATCTCACCTTAGCGCAGATTCGTGTTCTCAAGCGCAGTGAAGTTACGGCGAGCGAAATCGCGATGAAATATTTAAAACGGGTCGGCCTTGATGATAAAGCTTCACAGTATCCTAACAAACTCTCTGGTGGTCAGAAACAGCGTGTAGCCATTGCCCGCAGCTTATGCATGAATCCAGAAATCATGTTATTCGATGAACCAACGAGTGCCTTAGATCCCGAAATGGTGGAAGAAGTTTTAGAGGTTATGCAGGATTTAGGCAAAGAAGGCATGACAATGATCATCGTCACCCATGAAATGGGCTTTGCCCGCACCGTTGCCGATCGCGTTATTTTCTTGGAAAACGGATCCATCGTGGAAGAAAATACCGCCGAAGCGTTCTTCGATCACCCAGCTAGTGATCGAGCCAAATTATTCTTAAGTAAAGTCATGCATTGA
- the cytX gene encoding putative hydroxymethylpyrimidine transporter CytX, whose translation MTNKVTLRDQGLVWFGAGVSIAEILTGTYLAPLGLIKGLLAIILGHLIGGILFYLAALISARRQKSAMESVKDTFGKQGGKLFAFLNVLQLFGWTAIMIYDGALSATAIFHTSPRIWAIVIGALVVVWIALDVSSIEKVNMIAMLGLFVLSIVLCVVIISHHTMHSLHGTIAFGAALELSASMPLSWLPVVGDYMVDCEQPQKSALVSTIVYSLASCWMFGIGMAAARMSGTGDIATIMVKAGLGIAGLLIIVFSTVTTTFLDALSGGISTQSLDDRGDGKKAAIVISILGTVGACLYPMDNITNFLYLIGSVFAPMIAVMMTDTFILSKETKKDFDIVNLIVWLIGFALYRLFMRFNWIVGYTLPDIIITMLISLIMHKMIKKR comes from the coding sequence ATGACAAATAAAGTAACATTACGTGATCAGGGTCTGGTCTGGTTTGGCGCTGGCGTTTCCATCGCCGAGATCTTAACGGGAACTTACTTAGCCCCGTTAGGCCTCATCAAAGGATTATTAGCGATTATCTTAGGTCATCTGATTGGTGGCATTCTCTTTTACTTAGCGGCTTTAATCAGCGCTCGCCGCCAAAAGAGTGCGATGGAAAGTGTCAAGGATACCTTTGGCAAGCAAGGCGGCAAGCTTTTTGCTTTTCTTAATGTCTTACAGCTATTTGGCTGGACGGCGATTATGATTTATGATGGCGCCTTAAGTGCCACAGCAATCTTCCATACATCGCCGCGCATCTGGGCGATTGTCATCGGCGCACTCGTGGTTGTCTGGATTGCTTTAGATGTTTCTTCCATCGAGAAAGTGAATATGATCGCGATGCTTGGCTTATTTGTTTTGAGTATTGTTTTGTGTGTCGTCATCATCTCGCATCATACGATGCATTCTCTTCATGGGACCATTGCCTTTGGCGCAGCGTTAGAGTTATCCGCTTCCATGCCTTTATCCTGGCTGCCGGTAGTAGGCGATTATATGGTGGATTGTGAGCAACCGCAAAAGTCAGCACTGGTGAGCACTATAGTCTATAGTTTAGCAAGCTGTTGGATGTTTGGGATCGGCATGGCCGCGGCACGAATGAGTGGCACTGGGGATATTGCGACGATTATGGTTAAAGCGGGCTTAGGCATCGCTGGATTACTCATTATTGTTTTTTCTACAGTCACGACCACGTTTTTAGATGCTTTATCGGGCGGGATTTCCACCCAGTCTTTAGATGATCGCGGGGATGGCAAGAAAGCCGCTATTGTCATCAGCATTTTGGGGACCGTTGGCGCCTGTCTTTATCCGATGGATAATATCACCAATTTCCTGTATCTGATTGGTTCGGTTTTTGCGCCGATGATTGCGGTGATGATGACCGATACCTTCATATTGTCAAAGGAGACGAAAAAAGACTTTGACATTGTGAATCTGATCGTCTGGCTGATTGGCTTTGCTTTATATCGATTATTTATGCGCTTTAACTGGATCGTCGGCTATACCCTGCCGGATATTATCATCACGATGCTTATCAGTTTGATCATGCATAAAATGATAAAAAAACGATGA
- a CDS encoding transporter substrate-binding domain-containing protein, giving the protein MNRFLKLSIAGALACTMAGCGTSASSGKKTVTINVAIAPDYAPYESLNKQGKIVGFDADMIKLFPSYLNTSTTTYKFKYNQMSFDNIITQLQANQADVGISGFSYNKKRKVSWSTPYAATAQMAVVNKGSGIKTLKDLEGKKLAAQTGSTGEEAAKKVKGATVSSVSNAQENFPALKAKQFDAVIVELAVAKKYAKAQGFDIMPQSLKDEKNYIVAKQGNTKMINLMNKALKKFLASKDYKRLTDKYGLKPLEK; this is encoded by the coding sequence ATGAATCGTTTTCTAAAGTTGAGTATTGCCGGCGCACTTGCTTGCACCATGGCCGGATGCGGAACTAGTGCTTCGAGTGGTAAAAAGACCGTCACCATCAACGTGGCCATCGCGCCAGATTATGCACCTTATGAATCACTTAATAAGCAAGGGAAAATTGTTGGCTTTGATGCCGATATGATTAAGCTTTTCCCATCTTACTTAAATACTTCGACTACAACCTATAAATTTAAATACAATCAGATGTCTTTCGATAACATCATCACCCAGCTCCAGGCTAATCAGGCTGACGTCGGGATTTCTGGTTTCAGTTATAACAAGAAACGTAAAGTATCTTGGTCAACGCCTTATGCAGCGACGGCGCAGATGGCTGTTGTGAATAAAGGATCTGGCATAAAAACCTTAAAAGATCTCGAAGGGAAAAAGTTAGCGGCCCAGACCGGTTCTACAGGTGAAGAAGCGGCCAAGAAAGTCAAAGGAGCCACTGTTTCTTCCGTTTCTAATGCCCAGGAAAACTTCCCGGCTTTAAAAGCCAAACAGTTTGATGCCGTCATCGTCGAATTAGCCGTCGCAAAAAAATATGCGAAAGCTCAAGGCTTTGATATCATGCCACAGTCTTTAAAAGATGAAAAGAACTATATCGTGGCCAAGCAAGGCAATACCAAGATGATCAACTTAATGAACAAAGCTTTAAAGAAATTCCTAGCTTCGAAAGATTATAAACGTTTAACCGACAAATATGGTCTTAAGCCGCTAGAGAAATAA
- a CDS encoding amino acid ABC transporter permease yields the protein MFPALGQIFTPSNLLYYFQFALISLGLAAISLAIGFVLAVLLQAMRMSSKKVLNAISTFYIEVIRGTPMLVQISYIFTVIPLIIGQITGSVIRPNQYLIGVIAMSMNTAAYQAEFIRSGINGVAKGQWEACSTLGLSKADTLRFIILPQAVKLIIPTLVNEFVVLIKDTSLLATIGAVELFQASKNIGNTYYDYMSAYTLVIPFYLVMTLTISYLSRKLEKRLSASD from the coding sequence ATGTTTCCAGCATTAGGACAAATATTTACACCATCTAATCTGCTTTACTATTTTCAGTTTGCACTCATCTCGCTAGGCTTAGCCGCGATCTCCTTAGCGATCGGCTTTGTCTTAGCGGTGCTGTTACAGGCGATGCGCATGTCTAGTAAGAAAGTGCTCAATGCTATTTCAACCTTCTATATTGAAGTCATTCGCGGGACGCCAATGTTAGTGCAAATTTCTTATATTTTTACTGTCATCCCTTTAATTATCGGTCAGATCACCGGCAGCGTCATTCGCCCGAACCAGTATCTGATCGGGGTGATTGCGATGAGTATGAACACCGCTGCTTACCAGGCAGAATTTATCCGTTCCGGCATTAATGGGGTGGCGAAAGGACAATGGGAAGCCTGCTCCACCTTAGGGTTATCCAAAGCGGATACCTTACGTTTTATTATCCTGCCTCAGGCTGTGAAACTGATTATCCCCACGTTAGTCAATGAATTCGTCGTTTTGATTAAGGATACATCCTTATTAGCGACGATTGGTGCCGTCGAATTATTCCAGGCCAGCAAGAATATCGGGAATACCTACTATGACTACATGTCAGCTTATACTTTAGTCATTCCCTTCTATCTTGTCATGACTTTAACGATTTCTTACTTATCAAGAAAATTAGAAAAGAGGTTATCTGCCAGTGACTAA
- a CDS encoding sodium-dependent transporter produces the protein MEREKLKSRLGFILLSAGCAIGIGNVWKFPWLVGQNGGGIFVLLYLFFLIILGIPVMTMEFAMGRASRKSPVKLYDQLEPKGSHWHLHGPIALAGNYLLMMFYTTVAGWMLQYFLMSAHGSFMGKNPSQVKGLFTQMLASPEKLVLAMGFVVIVGFFINAQGLQNGLEKITKFMMLALLAIMLILAINSVFLPGADKGISFYLLPSLRKVEKIGFMNVVVAAMNQAFFTLSLGIGAMAIFGSYIDKNHSLLSESINVACLDTFVAIVSGLIIFPACFAYGVKPDSGPSLIFITLPNIFNHMHFGRLWGSLFFIFMSFAAFSTVLAVFENIMACTMDLLHVSRKKAAFINAIAVLILSLPCALGFNVLSGIQPLGAGTTFLDLEDFIVSNLLLPGGSLIFVLFCTQRYGWSWDNFKAEANMGKGLKIVDGMRFYMTWILPVIILIILILGLI, from the coding sequence ATGGAAAGAGAAAAATTAAAAAGCCGTTTAGGCTTTATCTTACTGAGTGCTGGCTGTGCCATCGGCATCGGTAATGTGTGGAAATTTCCTTGGTTAGTTGGTCAAAATGGCGGCGGTATATTCGTCTTGCTTTATTTATTCTTTTTGATCATTCTAGGGATTCCCGTCATGACGATGGAATTTGCGATGGGCCGCGCTAGCCGCAAAAGTCCGGTCAAACTGTATGATCAGTTAGAGCCAAAAGGCAGTCACTGGCACCTCCATGGTCCCATTGCCTTAGCCGGTAACTATTTACTCATGATGTTTTATACGACCGTAGCGGGCTGGATGTTACAATATTTTCTCATGAGTGCCCATGGCAGCTTCATGGGGAAAAATCCCAGTCAAGTAAAGGGACTGTTTACCCAAATGCTGGCAAGTCCTGAAAAGCTAGTCTTAGCGATGGGCTTTGTCGTCATCGTCGGCTTCTTCATCAATGCCCAAGGGCTACAAAATGGCTTAGAGAAAATCACCAAATTTATGATGCTCGCCTTATTAGCGATCATGCTCATCCTCGCTATTAACAGTGTCTTTTTACCAGGAGCTGACAAAGGCATCAGCTTTTACCTGTTGCCAAGTCTCAGGAAAGTGGAAAAAATTGGTTTTATGAACGTGGTGGTGGCAGCCATGAATCAGGCTTTCTTCACTTTATCGTTGGGGATTGGCGCGATGGCCATCTTTGGTTCCTACATTGATAAAAATCACAGTTTATTATCCGAATCCATCAATGTCGCCTGCTTGGATACCTTCGTAGCGATCGTTTCCGGGCTGATTATTTTTCCGGCCTGCTTTGCCTATGGCGTGAAACCAGATAGCGGTCCTTCATTGATCTTTATTACGTTGCCAAATATTTTCAATCATATGCACTTTGGTCGTTTATGGGGCTCACTATTCTTTATCTTTATGAGCTTTGCGGCGTTTTCCACCGTTTTAGCGGTCTTTGAAAACATTATGGCCTGCACGATGGATTTACTCCATGTCTCAAGAAAGAAAGCCGCCTTCATCAATGCCATTGCCGTGTTAATCTTATCTTTGCCTTGCGCCCTCGGCTTTAATGTCTTAAGCGGAATTCAGCCCTTAGGCGCCGGTACAACGTTCTTAGATTTAGAAGACTTCATTGTCTCGAACCTGCTTTTACCAGGCGGTTCCCTGATTTTTGTCCTCTTCTGCACACAGCGCTATGGCTGGAGCTGGGACAATTTTAAAGCCGAAGCGAACATGGGAAAAGGCTTAAAGATCGTTGATGGGATGCGTTTTTACATGACATGGATTCTTCCTGTCATTATTCTCATCATCCTCATTTTAGGATTGATTTAA
- the thiD gene encoding bifunctional hydroxymethylpyrimidine kinase/phosphomethylpyrimidine kinase has protein sequence MKSASLQVYAVTTRCYLQGKSLYEAVKEAIAGGATFIQLREKDGPTISKAALLEEIAHIKTLCHKHDVPFVIDDDVALAMETDVDGVHVGQEDMNCQDVRKLIGPHKILGVSAQTVEQAIAAEKQGADYLGVGAVFPTNSKDDAQDVSRQMLIDICEAVSIPVIAIGGITHDNVRALKGTGIVGVAVISEIFKASDITKATQTLSQAVHKMLSDVPTALTIAGSDASGGAGIQADLKTMITNHVYGMSAITALTAQNTLGVKSVMNVTPDFLRDELDAIFTDIYPEAVKIGMVSESALIHVIKECLIHYQAKHIVLDPVMVATSGAKLISDDAMNVLQEELIPLAEVITPNIPEAEILSGLSISNAQEMEAAAQAIYERYHTAVLLKGGHAINDANDLLYDGDIVWFKGQRIDNPNTHGTGCTLSSAIAAHLAKGETLTSAIAKAKQYLSDALAAQLDLGHGSGPLNHDFKEMPYDK, from the coding sequence ATGAAATCCGCTAGTTTACAGGTTTATGCCGTCACCACGCGCTGCTATTTACAAGGCAAGTCTTTATATGAAGCGGTCAAAGAAGCGATTGCGGGCGGGGCCACGTTTATTCAGTTAAGAGAAAAAGATGGGCCAACGATTTCAAAGGCGGCGTTATTAGAGGAAATTGCTCACATTAAAACCTTATGTCATAAACATGATGTTCCTTTTGTCATTGATGATGATGTGGCTTTAGCGATGGAAACGGACGTAGATGGGGTGCATGTGGGGCAGGAAGATATGAACTGCCAGGATGTACGTAAACTGATCGGTCCCCATAAAATCTTAGGTGTTTCTGCGCAAACGGTTGAGCAGGCGATTGCGGCCGAAAAGCAAGGCGCCGATTATTTAGGGGTGGGGGCGGTGTTTCCTACCAATTCCAAAGACGATGCGCAGGATGTCTCTAGACAGATGCTGATTGATATTTGTGAGGCTGTTTCTATTCCGGTCATTGCCATTGGTGGCATTACCCATGACAATGTGCGTGCTTTAAAAGGGACCGGCATTGTCGGCGTAGCGGTGATTTCTGAAATATTTAAAGCTTCAGATATTACGAAAGCCACGCAGACATTATCACAGGCCGTCCATAAGATGCTTAGTGATGTGCCGACGGCCTTAACGATTGCTGGCAGTGATGCCAGCGGCGGTGCAGGCATTCAGGCGGACCTTAAAACGATGATTACCAATCATGTCTATGGCATGTCGGCGATCACCGCGTTAACGGCGCAAAATACGTTAGGCGTCAAAAGTGTGATGAACGTGACACCTGACTTCTTACGTGATGAACTTGATGCCATCTTTACTGATATTTACCCGGAAGCGGTGAAAATTGGGATGGTTTCCGAAAGTGCCTTGATTCATGTCATTAAAGAGTGTTTAATCCATTATCAGGCCAAACATATTGTCCTTGATCCGGTGATGGTCGCCACCAGCGGCGCTAAACTGATCAGCGATGACGCGATGAACGTTTTACAGGAAGAACTGATTCCTTTAGCTGAGGTCATTACCCCGAATATTCCCGAAGCGGAAATTCTCAGTGGCTTATCGATTTCAAATGCCCAGGAGATGGAAGCGGCTGCGCAGGCTATTTATGAGCGTTATCACACGGCTGTTTTACTTAAAGGCGGTCATGCCATTAATGATGCCAATGATCTGCTTTATGATGGTGATATTGTCTGGTTTAAAGGCCAGCGCATAGATAATCCCAATACCCATGGCACCGGCTGCACGCTCTCTAGTGCCATCGCTGCGCATTTGGCTAAAGGAGAAACCCTCACAAGTGCTATTGCCAAGGCCAAACAGTATTTAAGTGATGCCTTAGCGGCGCAGCTTGATTTAGGTCATGGCAGCGGTCCGTTAAATCATGATTTCAAGGAGATGCCTTATGACAAATAA
- the thiM gene encoding hydroxyethylthiazole kinase has translation MIEECLKNVRENHPLIHNITNYVTVNDVANVELACGASPIMADEVLEVEEITSICQGLNINIGTLNTRTIEAMKVAGKKAAFLHHALLLDPVGAGASHLRTDTALSLLAETHFDVIRGNVSELKALALQSADTHGVDASAADVVTADNLDQMITFVKDYAHERNCIVAMTGAIDLVADDQQCYVITNGTKAMSGITGTGCMLSGLMCAYLAANKEHPLEACAAATMVMGLAGEIGLSHLASYEGNSSYRDHIIDAISLMDEKTLKAGARYEIR, from the coding sequence ATGATTGAAGAATGTTTGAAAAACGTACGCGAAAATCATCCCTTAATTCACAACATCACCAACTATGTCACGGTGAATGATGTGGCTAATGTCGAATTAGCCTGCGGTGCGAGTCCGATTATGGCTGATGAAGTCTTAGAAGTCGAAGAGATTACAAGTATCTGCCAGGGCCTCAATATTAATATTGGCACCCTCAATACCAGAACGATTGAAGCGATGAAAGTCGCCGGTAAGAAAGCTGCCTTTCTGCACCATGCTTTGTTGCTGGATCCGGTTGGGGCCGGTGCCAGTCATTTGCGCACCGATACGGCGCTTTCATTATTAGCGGAAACGCATTTTGATGTCATTCGCGGGAATGTCTCAGAATTAAAAGCTTTAGCTTTGCAAAGCGCGGATACCCATGGAGTTGATGCCAGCGCCGCGGATGTTGTGACAGCGGATAATCTGGATCAAATGATCACTTTTGTGAAAGATTATGCGCATGAGAGAAACTGTATTGTTGCCATGACGGGAGCCATCGATTTGGTCGCTGATGATCAGCAGTGTTATGTTATTACCAATGGCACTAAGGCGATGTCAGGGATTACTGGCACTGGCTGCATGTTATCTGGGTTAATGTGTGCCTATTTAGCCGCTAATAAAGAGCATCCTTTAGAAGCCTGCGCAGCGGCGACGATGGTGATGGGCTTAGCTGGGGAAATTGGTCTGTCACATTTGGCCTCTTATGAAGGTAACAGTTCTTATCGTGACCATATCATTGATGCGATATCCCTAATGGATGAAAAAACTTTAAAGGCAGGTGCCCGCTATGAAATCCGCTAG
- a CDS encoding 5-methyltetrahydropteroyltriglutamate--homocysteine S-methyltransferase translates to MRPYRYDIVGSFLRPARLQKARSDYKAGFITASDLKQVEDACIAELVQKEKDNGLLAVTDGEFRRSFWHMDFLEALEGVKHVEADHWSVEFKGDKPHGATLTFTNQVRFPKDHPFLDHYRYLKSIAGETDTKLTIPSPSMLHLIACVRSHSTYTPIDRYKDHEDVLFHDIAQTYIDAIHAFYNEGCRYIQLDDTSWGEFCDENKRAQYLSQGIDVDQVGQAYVQVINQIIDAKPADLTITMHICRGNFRSTWFSSGGYEKVAPILFTHCKVDGFFLEYDSDRAGDFTPLRYIKDQYVVLGLVTSKFAALEKKEDIIKRIHEASHYVPLKQLCLSTQCGFSSTEEGNKITEADQWKKIRLVKEIAQEVWG, encoded by the coding sequence ATGAGACCATATAGATATGATATTGTGGGCAGTTTCTTAAGACCAGCCCGTTTACAAAAAGCAAGAAGTGATTATAAAGCCGGTTTCATTACGGCTTCAGATTTAAAACAAGTAGAAGATGCCTGCATCGCTGAGCTTGTCCAGAAAGAAAAAGATAATGGCTTATTAGCTGTCACGGATGGTGAATTCCGCCGCAGTTTCTGGCATATGGATTTCTTAGAAGCTTTAGAGGGTGTGAAACACGTTGAAGCGGATCACTGGTCCGTAGAATTCAAAGGCGATAAACCACATGGGGCCACATTAACCTTTACAAATCAAGTGCGTTTCCCTAAGGATCATCCTTTCTTAGATCATTACCGCTATTTAAAAAGCATTGCTGGAGAAACAGATACGAAATTAACCATCCCTTCCCCATCAATGTTACACCTGATTGCCTGCGTTCGCTCCCATAGCACTTATACCCCTATCGATCGTTATAAAGATCATGAAGATGTCTTATTTCATGATATTGCCCAGACATATATTGATGCCATTCACGCTTTCTATAATGAAGGCTGCCGTTATATTCAGTTAGATGATACCTCATGGGGAGAATTCTGTGATGAAAACAAACGTGCCCAGTATCTTTCACAAGGTATCGATGTCGATCAAGTCGGCCAAGCGTATGTGCAGGTGATCAATCAAATCATTGACGCTAAACCGGCTGACTTAACGATCACGATGCATATCTGCCGTGGTAACTTCCGCAGCACCTGGTTTTCTAGCGGCGGCTATGAAAAAGTGGCCCCCATTTTGTTTACCCACTGCAAAGTTGATGGCTTCTTCTTAGAATATGACAGTGATCGCGCTGGTGACTTTACCCCTCTGCGGTACATTAAAGATCAATATGTTGTGTTAGGGTTAGTGACTTCTAAATTTGCGGCTTTAGAAAAGAAAGAAGATATTATAAAACGTATTCATGAAGCCAGCCATTATGTCCCACTTAAACAGTTATGCTTATCCACGCAGTGCGGTTTCTCTTCAACTGAAGAAGGCAATAAAATAACCGAGGCCGATCAATGGAAAAAGATCCGCCTCGTCAAAGAAATCGCCCAGGAAGTCTGGGGTTAA
- a CDS encoding GntR family transcriptional regulator, translated as MQTIGRKESLSTLAYQSIKNAIISGEFRPGACLKEEDLSKALAISRTPVREALRQLHYDHLIEKDHSHNFTVSNITPEDISQALELRRVMESYCAKEWAKSITERDLQKLQKYYDKQTQALEKSDFENFLKYEEKFHSAIIHSKNNQYFDDYLAQIELLQKRFLILSGSLKPNALEAMKEHQALLDALAAHDAEKAQEAMDRHICNVEKRLLEED; from the coding sequence ATGCAGACGATTGGACGCAAAGAATCACTATCAACATTAGCTTATCAATCTATCAAAAATGCGATTATCTCCGGCGAGTTCCGTCCCGGGGCCTGCTTAAAAGAAGAAGATCTTTCCAAAGCCTTAGCGATCTCGCGCACGCCTGTTCGTGAAGCTTTAAGACAGCTCCACTACGATCATTTGATCGAAAAAGATCACTCCCATAATTTTACTGTTTCTAATATCACTCCAGAGGATATTTCCCAGGCTTTAGAACTGCGTCGCGTGATGGAATCTTACTGTGCGAAAGAGTGGGCAAAATCCATTACGGAACGTGATCTGCAGAAATTACAAAAGTATTATGATAAACAGACTCAGGCTTTAGAAAAGAGTGACTTTGAGAACTTCTTAAAATATGAAGAGAAGTTTCACAGTGCCATTATTCACAGTAAAAACAATCAGTATTTTGATGATTACTTAGCGCAGATTGAACTGCTTCAGAAACGCTTTCTGATCCTCTCAGGATCACTCAAACCTAACGCCCTGGAGGCGATGAAAGAGCACCAGGCTTTACTTGATGCCCTCGCCGCTCATGACGCTGAAAAAGCGCAAGAAGCGATGGACAGACATATTTGTAACGTAGAAAAACGTTTATTGGAGGAGGACTAA
- a CDS encoding sodium-dependent transporter, whose protein sequence is MEREKLKSRLGFILLSAGCAIGIGNVWKFPWLVGQNGGGLFVLIYLFFLLILGVPVMTMEFAMGRASRKSPVKLYDALAPKGSHWHLHGPIAMIGNYLLMMFYTTVAGWMLSYFAMSATGTFAHKPPTQVQNIFNQMLKNPAQLVIAMGIVVVLGFLINAQGLQNGLEKITKVMMIALLIIMVVLAVNSLFLPGAAEGTKFYLFPSVKRIEKIGLLNVIVAAMNQAFFTLSVGMGGMAIFGSYIDKKHALLSESINVAFLDTFVAIVSGLIIFPACFAYHVKPNSGPSLIFITLPNIFNHMPLGRLWGSLFFVFMSFAAFSTVLAVFENIMACTMDLFSVSRKQAALINVVLVFLLSLPCALGFNVLSGIHPLGAGTNFMDLEDFLVSNIILPGGSFIFVLFCTRRYGWGWEHFKKEANTGKGLKIIDGMRFYMTWILPVIILLIIILGLIH, encoded by the coding sequence ATGGAAAGAGAAAAACTGAAAAGCCGTCTCGGCTTTATCTTACTGAGCGCCGGCTGTGCCATCGGCATTGGCAATGTCTGGAAGTTTCCCTGGTTAGTTGGTCAAAATGGCGGCGGCCTTTTTGTCTTGATCTATTTATTTTTCTTACTGATCTTAGGCGTTCCGGTCATGACGATGGAATTTGCGATGGGCCGCGCTAGCCGTAAAAGTCCCGTCAAACTTTATGATGCCTTAGCCCCAAAGGGCTCACATTGGCATCTGCATGGCCCGATCGCGATGATCGGCAATTATTTATTAATGATGTTTTATACGACCGTTGCCGGCTGGATGCTTTCTTATTTTGCGATGAGTGCCACTGGCACCTTCGCCCATAAACCACCTACTCAGGTGCAAAATATCTTTAATCAGATGTTAAAAAATCCCGCGCAGTTAGTCATTGCGATGGGCATCGTGGTCGTTTTAGGGTTCTTGATCAATGCCCAAGGCTTACAAAACGGCTTAGAGAAAATCACCAAAGTGATGATGATCGCCTTGTTAATCATCATGGTCGTACTAGCGGTGAACAGTCTCTTTTTACCGGGCGCAGCGGAAGGAACGAAGTTCTACTTATTCCCGAGCGTCAAACGAATTGAAAAGATTGGCTTATTAAACGTTATCGTCGCCGCCATGAATCAGGCGTTCTTCACCTTATCCGTTGGGATGGGCGGGATGGCCATCTTTGGTTCTTATATTGATAAGAAGCACGCATTATTATCTGAATCCATCAACGTTGCTTTCTTAGATACCTTTGTGGCGATCGTTTCAGGACTCATTATTTTCCCTGCCTGCTTTGCTTATCATGTCAAACCTAATAGCGGCCCTTCACTCATCTTTATTACCTTACCTAATATTTTCAATCATATGCCTTTGGGCCGGTTATGGGGATCGTTATTCTTTGTCTTCATGTCCTTTGCGGCGTTTTCCACTGTCTTAGCGGTCTTTGAAAATATTATGGCCTGCACGATGGATTTATTTTCTGTTTCAAGAAAGCAAGCAGCTCTTATCAATGTCGTGCTCGTCTTCTTATTATCGCTGCCATGTGCCTTAGGTTTTAATGTCTTAAGCGGCATTCACCCCTTAGGCGCTGGAACGAACTTTATGGATTTAGAAGACTTCCTGGTCTCAAATATTATTTTACCGGGCGGCTCATTCATCTTCGTTCTCTTCTGCACCCGCCGTTATGGCTGGGGCTGGGAGCACTTTAAGAAAGAAGCCAACACCGGCAAAGGCCTCAAAATCATTGATGGCATGCGTTTCTATATGACCTGGATCTTACCAGTCATTATCTTACTGATCATCATCCTTGGTCTGATCCATTAA